In Ignavibacteria bacterium, the sequence CACGCCCTGGCGTGACAAGCTGTCCGGCTTCGCCGGACACCCCTCTCAAGAGGGGAATCTGGAATTTTATTTTAGTTGATGGGTTGAATGGGTTTGGAAAGCTGTTATAAAGCTTAAATTTTACCGGAATATCGCCGTTAACCGGCTGAATTCCAACCAAAAATGTACCAAATTTCCATATTGTGGAATATGGGCTTATCCCGGAATTATTTTTAGCATTTACCCGCCACCAGTAATATTTATTCAAAGTAAAATTAATTAGGTAAACTGTTGAATCAGCTAAGGTAGAATCATTAAAAACAAGATTTGTAAATAATGAATCATTTGATACCTGCAATCTGTAGCTATCAGCAAACAAAGACCTGTTCCAAATAAACCTGACAGAAACTGCATTGTTAAAAGAATTGTGCGGAGGTGAAACAAGCACCGGTGCAGGCGGTGCAGTAGGAAGCTGGTTGCCGGTAGGGTCACGTTTAAAATAAATTTCCCTGTTGCCATCCCTGTCATCAAACCAAACTGTATGTACAAAGTTTCCAGACGTTATAACAGATGCATATCTTGAATCTGCAGAAGCATTTGTAAGCCTTGTATCTGCGCTCCAGTTAACACCTGAGTTTGTGGACCTTTTATAATAGATCTCATAGTTGCCGTCTCTCAAATCTTCCCAGGTTAAATGCAGAAATGTGCCTGATACAACAAGCGACGGATTATATGAATCACCCGAAGAATTTGTAAGCCTTATATCAGGCTCCCATGAAACACCTGCATTGGTTGAGCGTTTATAATACATTTCATAGTTACCGTCCCTGTTATCACACCATACAATCCACAGATTATTGCCGTTAGCTACTGCAACCGGGTTCTGCGCATTGAATGAAGTAACTGTTACCCTGGTATCAGAGCCCCAGCTCAGCCCTGCATCGGTTGATCTTTTAAAATACACCTGGTAAACACCGTCTCTCATATCCGTCCAGAATACATTCACTGTATTTCCCTGGACAGCAGCAGAAGGATACCATGAATCAGCTGAATTAACGGTAAGCCTTGTATCAGTTCCCCAGGTATTCCCGTTATCTGAAGACCTTTTATAATAGCACTCCATATTGCCGTCCCTTGATTCGCTCCAGAAAACATGAACTATGTTGCCGGAAACATATACACCCGGTGCCCAGGAATTACCTGCATCTGTGGTTAAACGGGTTTCTGTGCCCCAGGAATTACCGGCATCGGCTGACCTTCTGTAATAGATCTCCCAGCCGTTTCTCATATCCTGCCAAACTTCATGTACATACAATCCATTCACAGCAAGTGAGCCGCGTTCTGCAAAAGAATTTGATGTACTCAGCCTGGTTTCAGAGCTCCATGTTACTCCTTGGTTCAGTGAACGCATGTAATATACCTGTGTATAACCACCATTTCTTTCATCAAAGAACTGGACATGCAGGGTATCTCCTGCTGCAGCAATATTCCACCCGTAATTAAATGATGTTTGTGAAACCGCGGAATTGAATGTGAGGCGTGTATCGTTTTGCCATTGGGAAAGTATAAACAGCGGGGTCAAAAATAATAAAATACAAAAAACCTCAGAAGTTTTCATGGCTTTTTGAATTTAATTTAAGCAGTAAAATATTTACTGTTTCATTAAGATGAATTAAGGGTTAGATGGATGAATTAAGCATTTCTGTACAAAGTTAATATTGAAACTTTATCTATACAATGAAATAATATGAACTCACTTTATTTTACATATACCATCTTTTTTGAGTCAACAAACCCGCCTGCCTGTAACTTATAAAAATATATACCGCTTGGCAGCTCTGCTGCATTGAAATCAGCTTCGTAAATTCCGGGGTTGAGGCTTTCATTAACAAGTGAGCGTACTTCCCTGCCGAGGATATCGAATATTTTAAGCGAAGTGAACACACCATCACGCCCTGGCGTGACAAGCTGTCCGGCTTCGCCGGATACCCCTTTCATGAGGGGAATCTGGAATTTTATTTTAGTAGATGGGTTGAATGGATTTGGGTAATTTTGGTGAAGAGAGAAGTATTGCGGGATTTCTGTTGAGATAGGTTGAATGCCAATTGAATAATTAAGATACTTTATAGTGGTCATATCATAATTTGTGTTTGCGGTCCATGAACTTCCCAGCGAATATAAATTTTCTGATTCACTTACCTTTATTGATGAAGTTGAAAGTAATGCCTGATTTATGAAAGCCGGGATTGTATCAATCCAATTAATCACTCCGTTTGAACTATATGAAATGTTTATGAAATTATAACCATACAAGCCTTTTGTGTACCCTGAAACAAAAATATCACCCGATGAATTTACTGCTATAGAATTACTGCAATCAGTATCATTAGTAGAACCATTAAATCGCCTTACCCAGATAGAATCGCCCATACTGTCATATTTTATGGTAGTAATATCAAATTGAGAAGAAGTTCTATGACTAGAACCAGTTATATACACATTTCCTTTATAGTCTGCATATATTGCAGAAGGTCTATCATCTGCAAAACCTGTTGCTGAATATTTACTTAACCACAAATTGTTTCCTGATGAATCATACTTAAAAGTAGAAAAGACAGGAAAACCCAAACTTACTGATCCTGTTTGCCCTAAAATATATGTATTGTTATTCCTGTCAATAAACATATCATAAGGAGAATCGGGATAACCTGCATTATAGTTTTTGCGCCATATTAAATTTCCGTCTGGTTTTAACTTGACTATAAAAATATCTGAATTATTTCCTAGAGAAAAAAAATAAGAACCCGTAAGAATAATGTTTCCTTGATAATCTATCATAACTTTTACTAAATCAGTTATTGGAGCACTTACAATATTTCTCATCCACAAAAGATTTCCTGTTTTATCGTATTTTAAAATCATTGCATTACTTACAGTATCAAATCCATCAAGACAAACATAGATATTTGAATCTACTGCTATTGACGGTCCGCGAAAAACCCCGGTGGAGTTAGATTCAAAAATTCTGCTCCAAACTGTATCGCCATTTTCATTTAACATAATTGTTAAAACTTTATTCCAATCAAAATAACCGGTAAGGAAAATATTATTAGAAGAATCAATTTGAATATCTGAAATTGCTTGATTTTGATTGTTCTGCATAAAATTATATCTTTTTAACCATAATACATCTCCGCGTTCATCATATTTAATTAATACTAATTCATTATTGCTATTATTCCCAGAACATATAATGTTTCCGTTACCATCAACAATAAGTTTGAGAGCATGATCGTAATAATCAGGCATGGTATTAAATGTCCTTACCCACTCCTGCTGCACCTGGGCAAAAGAATCCATCGTTAAAATAATAAGGGCAATCAACATTAATGATCTTTTCATAAAAACCTTCAATTATTTTATTAATATCATTTTTTTCGTATCTATAAACTCCCCTGCCTGTAACTTATAAAAATACACACCGCTTGGCAAGTCAGCCGCATTGAAATCAGCTTCGTAAATTCCGGGGTTGAGGTTTTCATTAACAAGTGAGCGTACTTCCCTGCCAAGAATATCGAATACTCTAAGCGAAGTGAACACACCCTCACGCCCTGGCGTGACAAGCTGTCCGGCTTCGCCGGATACCCCTTTCATGAGGGGAATCTGGAATTTTATTTTAGTTGATGGATTGAATGGATTTGGGTAATTTTGGTAAAGTGAGAAATGGATTGGAATTTCTGATGAGATAGGGTTGATACCTGTTAGATCACCATACTTTAAAATTTTACCATTATTACTTATGCCCCATACATTAGATGAGTCATATGCATATAATTTTGTTAGAGGCATTGGTTCGGTTGAAGAAAATTGAAGCACCCAATTATTTCCACCGTTTGTTGTTCTATAAATATTTCCTCTAAGATCATTTGTCAAACCGGAGAGCCACCCATTTAGATTACTTATCATAATAACGGTTTCCAGAACAATTACATTCGCAAATTGTGAAACTGTCCAGTTTGCACCGCCGTTTGTGGTTCGGTAGAATCTTGAAGAATTGTGTCCATTTGTACCACAGCCTAAACCAACTGAATCGTTGAAAAAATGAGTGGAATGAATCTCATGAAATCCATATATATAGTACTGCCAATTTAGTCCACAATTTGTTGTTCTGTAAAGAGATCCTGTTTCTGCACCCGCACTAAACCAACCGGTATTATCATTCAGAAAAAAAATGTTTCTTATAAGATCATTTGTTGATGGATTGTTAAGTTTTGTCCAGTTGTTACCTGCATTGGTTGTCTTATATATCTTTCCAACTTCTCCTACACAAAAGCCTGTATTTGAATTTATAAAGTGAATATCAAAGAATTCTGCGAAGTCTTCTTGTATGTTGCAATCAATCCAGTTTAATCCACTATTAGTTGTCTTAAATATCTTGGAAAAAAACATATCGTCCAGGCCACAAATGAACCCGGTATTTTGATTGATGAAATCCAGGTCATAGCTTTTTAAACCATTAACCGACGATATATTGATCCAACTTTCTCCACTATTTGTAGTTTTCAATACAGCAGAATTAAAACTCAGCTGGCTTACAACATAGCCCGTATTCATGTTTACGAAATCAATACCCTGAAAATTATAATTACCAGAAAATTGCTGGTACCAACCATTTTGTGAACTAACATTACAGCAAAATAAAAACAATATTAACAATACAGTACAAAGTTTCATCTAATTTTACAATAAATTAAAAAAATCAATATTCAATTGTGATTTACGACTTTATCTGGAATTATTATTTCATCAGAATCATCTTTTTTGTAGCTACAAACTCTCCTGCATTCAGTTTATAAAAATAAACACCGCTAGGCAAGTCAGTTGAATTAAAATCTGCTTCATAAATTCCCGGCTTCAGGTTTTCGTTAACCAGAGTACGTACTTCCCTGCCGAGGATATCGAATATTTTTAGCGAAGTGAACACACCATCACGCCCTGGCGTGACAAGCTGTCCGGCTTCGCCGGACACCCCTCTCAAGAGGGGAATCTGGAATTTTATTTTAGTTGATGGGTTGAATGGATTTGGGTAATTTTGGTGAAGAGAGAAGTATTGCGGGATTTCTGTTGAGATAGGTTGAATGCCAACAAATCCAGCGTTTGTGGATTTATAAACATTTCCACTACTGCCTACAACGAAACCAATCTGTCCGTCAACAATTTGCATATCTTCAAAAGCCCAAACATTATGAATACCGGGAGTTATTGATTGAAATTCCCAGGTTAAACCACCATTTGTAGTTTTATTAAAAACAGCGCCCCTATATGTGGAAGGTCCGGGAATTAAATACTGACCGCAAGCATAGCCAAGGTTCGCATCAACAAAATGTATAACCCTATGATCATAAATTACTGAAACTGAAGAAGGATCTTTGAATACTTCTGTCCATGATGAACCCTGATCAATTGTTTTTAAAGTAAGTTTATAATTTCCCGAGGCATAACCTGTTGAATTATTGATGAAAGAAAAATTGTTTATTCCAGTTGCAAGTGGTTCGTTATATACTTCTGTCCAATTTAAGCCACCGTTTACTGTCTTAAAGATTTTTGAAAAAGACCCATTCTGAATAGATACCAATCCAATTTCTGTATTAAAAAACTTCAAGCCTATACCTTCGCTGGCATTTAAGACACTAAACCAGCTCAATCCCCCATTCGTTGATTTTCTTGCACCCTGCGAGGTAACCGCAAACCCGGTTAATTGATTTAAGAATTGAATCCTTCTTACTCTTCCCTGTATAACTGAATACGACCAGTTTGCACCGCCGTTTGTAGTTTTGTATGTTAATCCGTAATATGAACCAGCCCAGCCTGTCTGTTCATTAATGAAAAATAGACATTCAAATCTTTCGTTACCGGCAGTTGCCAAAACAAGATTCCAGTTTAAGCCACCATTTACTGTTTTATATATCCTCCCCGGGCTATCTTGTCCGCCAATATACCCCGTTTGAGTATTAATAAAAAAAGCAGAAAAAAGGTAATCGCTAATACCGGAATTTACCTTATTCCACTGTCCATGGGAATTTACTGCACTGCACAGCAAAAAAATTACTATTACAATGATTTTTTTCATAAAAATTGACTTTAAATTTTTTAAAACAAGCGTAAAGAGTTTAATCAGTAGAGAGAAGTTTTCTTTAAGCTTGGCTTTCGGGATAATCTTAAGAAAATAGAAAAAATTGTTTCTCTAACTAAGAAAATAGTTACTTATATTTATTTTATCAAGATTAAATTATCTATTCTTATATCTTTCATTAAGTCATATTCTTTTTATGCATTTATACTTATTTTTGCCCTAACATTTCTGAAAATTCAGTTGAAATATATTATAGCAATTGATTCCGGCGCGACAAAAAGCGAGGTTTTATTGTATCCGGTTGGTGAACCGCAGAATGAGAAAATAAGGCTTTATAAATTCCCGTTCATTAATCTGAATCTATTAGGATATGATGAATCACTGAAACGGCTGAAACGGATCGTTAAGGATATTTCAGGAATTGTTGGAAAAGGAAACATCTCAGCAGTCGCGGCTGGAATATCCGGCGCAAGGTATGAAAAGGACAGAAAAAAGCTATCTGCGGACTTAAGGAAAGCAACAGGAATTAAGAAAATTTTCATATTGCCAGATACAGAAATTGCCCTGGAAGCGGCATTTGGCAGAAATGTTAAGAATTGCGGGATTTTGATCGCAGGGACAGGCTCGATACTCTATTATAGAGCGGCAAATGGAAATATTAACCGTATTGGCGGGTGGGGCAGGCATATTGGCGATGAAGGAAGCGGTCACTGGATAGCAAGGGAAGCTCTATATAAAGTTACAAGACATTATGATAAACGCCATAAAGCTGAGATGCTTTCAAAAGTTTTAAAAAAAGAGTTCGGTATCGATGAAGCAAATATCATTCAGCACGTTTATCACAACGGATTTGAAATATCACAATTGACCAAACACGTTTTCCGCTGCGCTGAAAAAGGCGATAAAGTTTCTCGGGGAATAATAAAAGATGCCGCGGAAAATCTGATGACACATTTTATACCATTGAAGAAACAAAAGTACACAATTGCTATGATGGGTTCATTATTGACCGAAGAAAAGCTTCTTGGGGCTGAATTAAAAAAAGCTGCAAAGAAAAATTTTCCGAATATTAAGCTTGTACGGCCGGAGTTCGCTCCTGTTTGGGGTGCGGTGAAAATAGCTTTGCTAAATGCCAAATGATAAAGCTCAAATGTCAAAATGAGTTTTTAAATCTGGAGGTGAGATTGCTTCGTCACTTCGTTCCTCGCAAAGTTTTTTTCTATTTATTGGTGAGGTTTGGATGGCCTTCACTCGCCGAAGCGAAATAAGGCTGGCAAACAATAGGTTTCTCTGTAACTCTGTTTCTCTGTTGTTGGATATTTCAGTTTGGTATACTTCATCTATTCAATTGTCTCTGTTGTGGGGATTTTACAAGATCAAAGCCCAAATTCCTGTTTTCGCAGGTATGACAAGCAGTTAACCGTAATTTTTAATTCGTAATTCGTAATTTTATAAATGCACGCAGATAAAATAATAATAATCGATTTCGGCTCACAATACACCAAGCTTATAGCCCGCAAGGTAAGGGAGTGTCATGTATATTCAGAAGTAATTGCCTGCACAGCTGATATGCAAAGCCTTGTAAATGATAAGACCATAAAAGGCATAATACTTTCAGGCGGACCGCAGAGTGTTTACATGAAAAACGCCTATTCACTAGCAGAGCTAATTTTAGGGCTTAAGGTCCCGATACTTGGAATATGTTACGGTCTGCAGCTTCTTTCACATCACTTTAAGGGAAGTGTAAAGGGAGGCAAAACCAGAGAGTTCGGCAAAACCAATATTCATATTACTTCAGCAAAAGGTATCCTGAGCGGAGTTGACCGTGATCTGACGGTTTGGATGAGCCATAATGACCATATTAAAAAGCTGCCTCAGGGTTTTAAAGCTACTTCAAAAAGCGAGAACGGTCTTATCAGCAGCTTTGAAGCAGTAAAGCAAAGAATTTACGGCGTTCAGTTCCACCCGGAAGTTAATCACACCGAGCAGGGGAAAAAAATACTGAATAATTTCCTTTACCGTATCTGCAGAATAAAAAATAAATGGCAGATGGGTTCATTTGTACATGAAAAGGTAAAGGAAATTAAAGAGCTTGTTGGTAATGAAAGGGCAATTTGCGCAATGAGCGGCGGGGTTGATTCCGCAGTGGCAGCTTTTATGATCCATAAAGCAATCGGCAGGAACCTCATCTGCGTTCATATTGATAACGGTCTTATGCGCAAGAATGAAAGCGCAGAAATTGTAAAGTATTTCAAAGGCAGGCTTAATTTAAAATTCATAGATGCATCAAAGCTGTTTCTGAAACGACTCGAGGGTGTAACTGACCCTGAAAAAAAGCGTAAAATTATAGGAAAAACATTCATTGATGTGTTCCAGGATTTCGCCAAAAAACAATCCAAAGGCAAAAACAAAATTAAATACCTTGTGCAGGGCACATTATACCCTGATGTTATTGAATCATCATCATTTCACGGGCCGAGTGTAACAATAAAAACACATCATAATGTTGGCGGTTTGCCGAAATCTCTGCATATGAAGCTTATCGAGCCTTTCAGGGAACTATTCAAGGACGAAGTCCGTGTAATAGGCAGGCTGCTAAAGATACCGGAAGTTATTTTGGGAAGGCATCCATTCCCGGGTCCCGGGCTTGCGGTAAGGATACTTGGTGCAGTTACCAAAGAAAAACTTGATATATTACGTGAAGCCGACTATATTTACAGGTTAAACCTGCATAAACACGGTTTATACGATAAAATCTGGCAGGCTTTTGCAGTTTTACTGCCGGTTTCTACTGTGGGTGTTATGGGTGATCTGAGGACATACGAAAAAGTAGTGGCATTAAGGGCTGTTGAAAGCGTTGATGGCATGACAGCTAACTGGTTTCCAATGCCGGCAAAAGCTCTTGAGGAAATTTCGACCGGTATAACAAACAATGTAAAAGGAATTAACAGGGTGGTTTACGATATAAGCAATAAACCGCCATCTACTATAGAATGGGAATAAAGAATATAAAATTACAAATGCCAAATAACAAATGTCAAATTAAGATATTGGTGATTCTTTTTATCGGCATATTATTCCTTAACCCGTTAAAAATAATCTCGCAAAACACAGTTAAGATAGGTGTTGCACTGCCCATGTTCTCTGATTCTGAGGATGATACCAAAAAGCAGCTTGGCAATGAAATACTTGACGGTATAAAATTTGCTTTGCAGGAATACAGCAAAGGGGCGCCTGTAAAAGTAACACTGGAAGTGATGGATACCAAACGTGACCCTGTACTGGCCTCTGATATAATCAGGGCATTTGGTGAAGATGAAAGTATTATAGGGGTTATAGGACCGGTTTTCAGCAGTGAGCTAAGTGAATCAGCTTTAAACGGGCCTCAGTTCAGCCTTCCTATTGTTTC encodes:
- the guaA gene encoding glutamine-hydrolyzing GMP synthase — encoded protein: MHADKIIIIDFGSQYTKLIARKVRECHVYSEVIACTADMQSLVNDKTIKGIILSGGPQSVYMKNAYSLAELILGLKVPILGICYGLQLLSHHFKGSVKGGKTREFGKTNIHITSAKGILSGVDRDLTVWMSHNDHIKKLPQGFKATSKSENGLISSFEAVKQRIYGVQFHPEVNHTEQGKKILNNFLYRICRIKNKWQMGSFVHEKVKEIKELVGNERAICAMSGGVDSAVAAFMIHKAIGRNLICVHIDNGLMRKNESAEIVKYFKGRLNLKFIDASKLFLKRLEGVTDPEKKRKIIGKTFIDVFQDFAKKQSKGKNKIKYLVQGTLYPDVIESSSFHGPSVTIKTHHNVGGLPKSLHMKLIEPFRELFKDEVRVIGRLLKIPEVILGRHPFPGPGLAVRILGAVTKEKLDILREADYIYRLNLHKHGLYDKIWQAFAVLLPVSTVGVMGDLRTYEKVVALRAVESVDGMTANWFPMPAKALEEISTGITNNVKGINRVVYDISNKPPSTIEWE
- a CDS encoding T9SS type A sorting domain-containing protein; the encoded protein is MYYKRSTNAGVSWEPDIRLTNSSGDSYNPSLVVSGTFLHLTWEDLRDGNYEIYYKRSTNSGVNWSADTRLTNASADSRYASVITSGNFVHTVWFDDRDGNREIYFKRDPTGNQLPTAPPAPVLVSPPHNSFNNAVSVRFIWNRSLFADSYRLQVSNDSLFTNLVFNDSTLADSTVYLINFTLNKYYWWRVNAKNNSGISPYSTIWKFGTFLVGIQPVNGDIPVKFKLYNSFPNPFNPSTKIKFQIPLLRGVSGEAGQLVTPGRDGVFTSLKIFDILGREVRSLVNESLNPGIYEADFNAAELPSGIYFYTLNAGEFSDTKKMILIK
- a CDS encoding T9SS type A sorting domain-containing protein, translating into MKKIIVIVIFLLCSAVNSHGQWNKVNSGISDYLFSAFFINTQTGYIGGQDSPGRIYKTVNGGLNWNLVLATAGNERFECLFFINEQTGWAGSYYGLTYKTTNGGANWSYSVIQGRVRRIQFLNQLTGFAVTSQGARKSTNGGLSWFSVLNASEGIGLKFFNTEIGLVSIQNGSFSKIFKTVNGGLNWTEVYNEPLATGINNFSFINNSTGYASGNYKLTLKTIDQGSSWTEVFKDPSSVSVIYDHRVIHFVDANLGYACGQYLIPGPSTYRGAVFNKTTNGGLTWEFQSITPGIHNVWAFEDMQIVDGQIGFVVGSSGNVYKSTNAGFVGIQPISTEIPQYFSLHQNYPNPFNPSTKIKFQIPLLRGVSGEAGQLVTPGRDGVFTSLKIFDILGREVRTLVNENLKPGIYEADFNSTDLPSGVYFYKLNAGEFVATKKMILMK
- a CDS encoding SBBP repeat-containing protein; the protein is MKRSLMLIALIILTMDSFAQVQQEWVRTFNTMPDYYDHALKLIVDGNGNIICSGNNSNNELVLIKYDERGDVLWLKRYNFMQNNQNQAISDIQIDSSNNIFLTGYFDWNKVLTIMLNENGDTVWSRIFESNSTGVFRGPSIAVDSNIYVCLDGFDTVSNAMILKYDKTGNLLWMRNIVSAPITDLVKVMIDYQGNIILTGSYFFSLGNNSDIFIVKLKPDGNLIWRKNYNAGYPDSPYDMFIDRNNNTYILGQTGSVSLGFPVFSTFKYDSSGNNLWLSKYSATGFADDRPSAIYADYKGNVYITGSSHRTSSQFDITTIKYDSMGDSIWVRRFNGSTNDTDCSNSIAVNSSGDIFVSGYTKGLYGYNFINISYSSNGVINWIDTIPAFINQALLSTSSIKVSESENLYSLGSSWTANTNYDMTTIKYLNYSIGIQPISTEIPQYFSLHQNYPNPFNPSTKIKFQIPLMKGVSGEAGQLVTPGRDGVFTSLKIFDILGREVRSLVNESLNPGIYEADFNAAELPSGIYFYKLQAGGFVDSKKMVYVK
- a CDS encoding T9SS type A sorting domain-containing protein, encoding MNTGYVVSQLSFNSAVLKTTNSGESWINISSVNGLKSYDLDFINQNTGFICGLDDMFFSKIFKTTNSGLNWIDCNIQEDFAEFFDIHFINSNTGFCVGEVGKIYKTTNAGNNWTKLNNPSTNDLIRNIFFLNDNTGWFSAGAETGSLYRTTNCGLNWQYYIYGFHEIHSTHFFNDSVGLGCGTNGHNSSRFYRTTNGGANWTVSQFANVIVLETVIMISNLNGWLSGLTNDLRGNIYRTTNGGNNWVLQFSSTEPMPLTKLYAYDSSNVWGISNNGKILKYGDLTGINPISSEIPIHFSLYQNYPNPFNPSTKIKFQIPLMKGVSGEAGQLVTPGREGVFTSLRVFDILGREVRSLVNENLNPGIYEADFNAADLPSGVYFYKLQAGEFIDTKKMILIK